Proteins encoded within one genomic window of Pongo pygmaeus isolate AG05252 chromosome 18, NHGRI_mPonPyg2-v2.0_pri, whole genome shotgun sequence:
- the JPH3 gene encoding junctophilin-3 isoform X2, which translates to MSSGGRFNFDDGGSYCGGWEDGKAHGHGVCTGPKGQGEYTGSWSHGFEVLGVYTWPSGNTYQGTWAQGKRHGIGLESKGKWVYKGEWTHGFKGRYGVRECAGNGAKYEGTWSNGLQDGYGTETYSDGGGWTRTSAVEAGCWREEGGPSAQ; encoded by the exons ATGTCCAGTGGGGGCAGGTTTAATTTTGACGACGGAGGGTCCTACTGTGGAGGCTGGGAGGACGGCAAGGCGCACGGCCATGGCGTCTGCACCGGCCCCAAGGGCCAAGGCGAATACACTGGCTCGTGGAGCCACGGCTTCGAGGTGCTGGGCGTCTACACCTGGCCCAGCGGCAACACGTACCAGGGCACCTGGGCGCAGGGCAAGCGCCACGGCATCGGCCTGGAGAGCAAGGGGAAGTGGGTGTACAAGGGCGAGTGGACGCACGGATTCAAGGGGCGCTACGGGGTGCGGGAGTGCGCGGGCAACGGGGCCAAATACGAAGGGACCTGGAGCAACGGGCTGCAGGACGGCTACGGGACCGAGACCTACTCGGACGGAG GTGGTTGGACGCGGACTAGCGCTGTCGAAGCAGGCtgctggagggaggagggaggcccATCTGCTCAGTGA